In Nymphaea colorata isolate Beijing-Zhang1983 chromosome 5, ASM883128v2, whole genome shotgun sequence, one genomic interval encodes:
- the LOC116254836 gene encoding DNA replication complex GINS protein PSF2, which yields MAGQSDPCLSLFSAAEVEFIAEDELVDVVPNMKMDALHMFCGVFGPFYPQIAAKVPLWLAVALKKRGKCRIQPPDWMSIEKLTHVLDAERESPREFQPLPFHYVEISRLLFDYAHDDIPEMCLVRSALEDIRNVRFHKVENGLATISDRTHAVKLKNLSAMEVNIIRPFIIRALQAFYKHDSPEMIHQPTSQDNRPRVADNAPRRTLRPR from the exons ATGGCCGGCCAATCCGATCCTTGTCTTTCTTTGTTCTCTGCTGCCGAG GTTGAGTTTATTGCGGAAGATGAGTTGGTAGATGTTGTTCCCAATATGAAGATGGACGCCCTCCATATGTTCTGT GGCGTTTTTGGGCCATTCTATCCACAAATAGCTGCCAAGGTGCCACTGTGGCTAGCAGTTGCCCTGAAGAAGCGAGGAAAGTGTAGAATTCAACCACCTGACTGGATGAGCATTG AAAAATTGACACATGTCTTGGATGCTGAGCGCGAGTCCCCTAGGGAATTCCAGCCATTGCCTTTTCATTATGTTGAGATTTCAAGGCTATTGTTTGATTA TGCTCATGATGACATACCAGAAATGTGTTTG GTACGATCTGCACTGGAAGACATCAGAAATGTTAGATTTCACAAGGTTGAGAATGGCTTAGCTACAATTTCTGATCGTACTCATGCTGTGAAG TTAAAAAATCTCTCTGCAATGGAAGTGAACATAATACGTCCTTTCATCATCAGAGCTTTGCAGGCTTTCTATAAACATGACAGTCCTGAGATGATACACCAACCAACGTCACAAGATAACAGGCCACGAGTAGCTGATAATGCTCCACGT CGTACTCTGCGTCCTCGATAG